The stretch of DNA ATGAGAAATTCCAATCCAAACACAAGCTGTTGGCATAAGATAATTATGAGAAATTCCAATCCAAACACAAGCTGTTGGCACAAGTTACAAAATATTAAGTCAGATAAAAGCACATATAATGTCAAAACAAAGAAGAACATTGCAAACCTGGTGCTTGGTGAGGCGGCGGCGGATGGCACGCGTCTTCTTGGGGCGGAGATCTAGAGGCAAATACTTCTTGTTCTTGTAAACTTCCCTAAGCGCAGCTTTCTGCTTCTGAGAAATCACAGTCAGCACCTGGGCAATCGACAGCCTCACCACCTTTATCTTCGACAGCTTATTAGGTGCGCCGCCAGTGACTTTCGCAACACGAAGCAACGCTAGCTCCGCCTTCAGATCCTTCAGCTGCGCCAACAGCTCCGCCTTCCCCTTCTGCCTCAATTCGTGCACCTTAATCCTCGCTAAAAtcaaacaaaatacaaaatacgtTGATTAGTACTTAAAAAAATCGATACAAACTAGTTTTCTTGATTTCAAATGTATTCGTTGTCGATACCCATTTCGAGATTCTTCCTCCTTCAGTTTCTCACGTTCCAGGATTACGAGGAGAGTGAAACTGAATGATAAAACCCTAGTAGCTCTAATATGGGCTCTTGGGCCAACAGTGTGCTGGTTAATGGGCTTTCTGTTTCGACCATGGCCAATTGGGTTTTAATATCACACAATGAGAACATTTTTGTCTTACCACTGCCCAAAATCcaaaggcaaaaatttgtgtaacacgatctcacgtgtcgtattttgtgaggtggatatcttatttgggtcatccatgaaaaattattactttttatgctaagagaattattttttattgtgaatatcggtaggattgacatgTTTCACAGATCAAGATTCGTGAGAGCGTCTCAAAAGAGACATACTCAAAtctaaattcataaatcatatttctttttctttcaaatataagataataataaatatattttttgctttgatttttttgtCAATTATAACCTCTCCGATGCGATGAAA from Primulina eburnea isolate SZY01 chromosome 6, ASM2296580v1, whole genome shotgun sequence encodes:
- the LOC140834043 gene encoding large ribosomal subunit protein uL29-like, which encodes MARIKVHELRQKGKAELLAQLKDLKAELALLRVAKVTGGAPNKLSKIKVVRLSIAQVLTVISQKQKAALREVYKNKKYLPLDLRPKKTRAIRRRLTKHQASMKTEKQKKKDMYFPLRKYAIKV